A part of Myxococcus landrumus genomic DNA contains:
- a CDS encoding membrane dipeptidase gives MSGRLWSRGALALVPLALGLACGPVQEGEAPAPVEPVADTAQPLAAPGFAELHHHMFAEEAFGGGWFHGSYTGALADCDGGLPESDHARVRMDLSNMLNLCPNTGGVDLSGNPILKALFGVGGAVGSEFIGKIEGTEGDTGLHLGRSKLNTQWPRWDTIAHQQAWEGWLRQAHQGGMSLVMVSLVSNEFLCKALPYQNISRPCDEMADVDVQLQMARDFDARNDWVEIALSPAHARSIIASGKLAMVLSIEVSKLFGTKNWSTELDRLHALGVRSLQPVHQLDNRFGGAALHNAIFQAAQFLENCHIDTDCGVTTSTMTLGFDVYRDAAGNCRNTKGLTADGKALVQAMMNKGMLIDVAHLSERGLQDAFTLAQANTYYPLVISHGHFREVMNPKLADDEKTTPAWVVRYLRQTGGIFGLRTAHDEARTYTKSGVANNCHGSSRSLAQAYEFGRQGLKVPMAFGADLNGFIQQTRPRFGDHGACSATFQAEADAHARQQDVAGPARLGTGFDEYGLAHVGYLPDLLKDLGRVGANTTALSGSAETFLKVWERAVNPRTGMADAAADIDTTGVATYVDKGTREAQYPQICGQSYAPDSKVVGESCRFKEECISDACTASGCNSVGTCICDQETDCASSQYCGWGLNSGKCQPKKAKGATCLYGKECLSGTCRWTLTCG, from the coding sequence ATGTCTGGTCGTCTGTGGAGCCGGGGTGCCCTGGCTCTTGTCCCTCTCGCGTTGGGGTTGGCGTGCGGTCCTGTTCAAGAGGGCGAGGCCCCCGCTCCCGTCGAGCCCGTCGCGGACACCGCGCAGCCGCTGGCGGCGCCTGGGTTCGCGGAGCTGCATCACCACATGTTCGCGGAAGAGGCGTTTGGTGGGGGCTGGTTTCACGGCAGCTACACCGGCGCGCTGGCGGACTGTGACGGCGGTCTGCCCGAGAGCGACCATGCCCGGGTCCGGATGGACCTGAGCAACATGCTCAATCTCTGTCCCAACACGGGCGGCGTGGACCTGAGCGGCAATCCCATCCTGAAGGCGCTCTTCGGCGTGGGCGGAGCGGTGGGCTCGGAGTTCATCGGCAAGATTGAAGGCACCGAGGGCGACACGGGCTTGCACCTGGGACGCAGCAAGCTCAACACGCAGTGGCCGCGCTGGGACACCATCGCGCATCAGCAGGCCTGGGAAGGGTGGCTGAGGCAGGCGCACCAGGGCGGCATGTCCCTGGTCATGGTGTCGCTGGTCAGCAACGAGTTCCTCTGCAAGGCGCTGCCGTACCAGAACATCTCCCGGCCGTGTGACGAGATGGCGGACGTGGACGTCCAGCTCCAGATGGCGCGTGACTTCGATGCGCGCAACGACTGGGTGGAGATTGCGCTGTCGCCCGCGCACGCGCGCAGCATCATCGCGTCCGGCAAGCTGGCCATGGTGCTCTCCATCGAGGTGAGCAAGCTGTTCGGCACGAAGAACTGGAGCACGGAGTTGGATCGCCTCCACGCCCTGGGCGTGCGCTCGCTCCAGCCGGTGCATCAGTTGGACAACCGCTTCGGCGGCGCGGCGCTGCACAACGCCATCTTCCAGGCCGCGCAGTTCCTGGAGAACTGCCACATCGACACCGACTGCGGCGTGACGACCAGCACCATGACGCTGGGCTTCGACGTGTATCGCGACGCGGCCGGCAACTGCCGCAACACCAAGGGCCTCACCGCGGATGGCAAGGCGCTGGTCCAGGCGATGATGAACAAGGGAATGCTCATCGACGTGGCGCACCTGTCCGAGCGCGGCCTCCAGGATGCCTTCACGCTGGCCCAGGCCAACACCTACTACCCGCTGGTCATCTCGCACGGCCACTTCCGCGAGGTGATGAACCCCAAGCTGGCCGACGACGAGAAGACGACGCCCGCGTGGGTCGTCCGCTACCTGCGGCAGACGGGTGGCATCTTCGGTCTGCGCACCGCGCATGACGAGGCGCGCACGTACACGAAGTCCGGCGTGGCCAACAACTGCCACGGCTCCTCGCGCTCGCTGGCGCAGGCGTACGAGTTCGGCCGCCAGGGCCTGAAGGTTCCGATGGCGTTCGGCGCGGACCTCAACGGCTTCATCCAGCAGACGCGTCCGCGCTTCGGCGACCACGGCGCGTGCTCGGCGACGTTCCAGGCGGAGGCGGATGCCCATGCGCGTCAGCAGGACGTCGCGGGACCGGCGCGGCTGGGCACGGGCTTCGACGAGTACGGCCTGGCGCACGTGGGCTACCTGCCGGACCTGTTGAAGGACCTGGGCCGCGTGGGCGCGAACACCACGGCGCTGTCGGGCTCCGCGGAGACGTTCCTGAAGGTGTGGGAGCGCGCCGTGAACCCGCGCACGGGCATGGCGGACGCGGCGGCGGACATCGACACCACGGGCGTGGCCACGTACGTGGACAAGGGCACGCGTGAGGCGCAGTACCCGCAGATTTGCGGCCAGAGCTACGCCCCGGACTCCAAGGTGGTGGGCGAGTCCTGCCGCTTCAAGGAGGAGTGCATCAGCGACGCCTGCACCGCGTCGGGCTGCAACAGCGTGGGCACGTGCATCTGCGACCAGGAGACCGACTGCGCGAGCAGCCAGTACTGCGGTTGGGGGCTCAACAGCGGCAAGTGCCAGCCCAAGAAGGCCAAGGGGGCGACCTGCCTGTATGGCAAGGAGTGCCTGTCCGGTACCTGCCGCTGGACGTTGACCTGCGGCTGA
- a CDS encoding lysophospholipid acyltransferase family protein — MERLYIRMVRQSFEPGPLDTAIRWCQRSVGARWIHFANRHLLHVVGYERVPPLDPAKSYVLACNHRSFFDLYVTGAFLMRRGLHHRMVFPVRSNFFYDSALGFVVNGSMSFFAMYPPLFRERSRQSLNLASLQEVVRLLQRGGTLTGVHPEGTRNQGPDPYTLLPAQSGVGRIIHQSRATVLPLFINGLTNSIVRQFSGNLLRTGTPVVLVFGEPLAMDDLLAQPGGTRVYKQVSERLVTTITALGQEERAARARLGRDSSSEWIHDH; from the coding sequence ATGGAGCGGCTGTACATCCGGATGGTCCGCCAGAGCTTCGAGCCGGGCCCGCTCGACACCGCCATCCGCTGGTGCCAACGCTCCGTGGGCGCCCGGTGGATCCACTTCGCGAACCGCCATCTGCTGCACGTCGTGGGCTACGAGCGGGTGCCTCCGCTCGACCCCGCGAAGAGCTACGTCCTGGCCTGCAACCACCGGAGCTTCTTCGACCTCTACGTCACGGGCGCATTCCTGATGCGCCGTGGGCTGCACCACCGCATGGTGTTCCCGGTGCGCTCGAACTTCTTCTACGACTCCGCGCTCGGCTTCGTGGTGAACGGGAGCATGAGCTTCTTCGCCATGTACCCGCCGCTGTTCCGCGAGCGGAGTCGCCAGTCGCTCAACCTCGCCAGCCTTCAGGAGGTGGTCCGGCTGCTCCAGCGGGGAGGCACCCTCACCGGCGTCCACCCCGAGGGCACGCGCAACCAGGGCCCGGACCCCTACACGCTGCTGCCCGCGCAGAGTGGCGTGGGCCGCATCATCCATCAGTCGCGTGCCACGGTGCTGCCTCTCTTCATCAACGGCCTCACCAACAGCATCGTCCGCCAGTTCTCCGGCAACCTCCTGCGCACGGGGACTCCCGTCGTCCTCGTCTTCGGCGAGCCGCTGGCCATGGACGACCTGCTCGCACAACCCGGTGGGACTCGCGTCTACAAACAAGTCTCCGAGCGGCTGGTCACCACCATCACCGCGCTGGGCCAGGAAGAACGTGCCGCGCGGGCCCGACTCGGGAGAGACTCCTCCTCCGAGTGGATTCATGACCACTGA
- a CDS encoding serine hydrolase: MRWMTALVLSWLWVGEARATERESLQAVVDGLAVEAARLAPGADIAIAVKDLRTGEYAGSADTVPHISASSAKVFWVAAALKKAELSKVTPLAEKVFRTSDNEASGAVIDLVGGPDAINDYLRSLEVKNTALTKWNYGKPRRATNSPQVMGNDNYFCAADAVSFLHRLGKGELLKPKSTARLLAWMELTPREGCGGWLGTMLPPKVRASLRHKGGWLPPGCCSDDSRYNVLNEVGLVRLPDGGHYAVAILAARGPDWPRQAFFVERASCVLYRSLAGDKALDCGEALAKQGGPAPVQVEDGGTPPDYDC, from the coding sequence ATGCGATGGATGACGGCGCTGGTGCTGTCCTGGCTTTGGGTGGGGGAGGCACGGGCCACGGAGCGTGAGTCCCTCCAGGCGGTGGTGGATGGGTTGGCGGTGGAGGCCGCGCGGTTGGCTCCGGGGGCGGACATCGCCATCGCGGTGAAGGACCTGCGGACAGGGGAGTACGCGGGGAGCGCCGACACGGTGCCTCACATCTCCGCGAGCTCGGCCAAGGTGTTCTGGGTGGCCGCGGCGCTGAAGAAGGCGGAGCTGTCCAAGGTGACGCCGCTGGCGGAGAAGGTCTTCCGCACCTCGGACAATGAAGCCTCCGGAGCGGTCATCGACCTGGTGGGCGGGCCCGACGCCATCAATGACTATCTTCGCTCGCTCGAGGTGAAGAACACCGCGCTGACCAAGTGGAACTACGGCAAGCCGAGGCGGGCCACCAACTCTCCGCAGGTGATGGGGAATGACAACTACTTCTGCGCGGCGGACGCGGTGTCCTTCCTGCATCGTCTGGGCAAGGGGGAGCTGCTCAAGCCCAAGTCCACGGCACGGCTGCTCGCGTGGATGGAGCTGACCCCACGTGAGGGGTGCGGCGGATGGCTGGGGACGATGCTGCCGCCCAAGGTCCGCGCGTCGCTGCGGCACAAGGGCGGGTGGCTGCCGCCGGGCTGCTGCTCTGATGACTCCCGCTACAACGTGCTCAACGAGGTGGGGTTGGTGCGGCTGCCGGACGGTGGCCACTACGCGGTGGCCATCCTCGCCGCGAGAGGGCCGGACTGGCCCAGGCAGGCGTTCTTCGTCGAGCGGGCCTCGTGTGTGCTCTATCGCTCGCTGGCGGGAGACAAGGCCCTGGACTGCGGGGAGGCGCTGGCGAAGCAGGGTGGCCCCGCGCCCGTGCAGGTCGAGGACGGCGGAACGCCACCTGATTACGATTGTTGA
- a CDS encoding dihydrofolate reductase family protein — MRPLRYSINVTLDGCCDHRAIPADEELHRHAAESLARADALLFGRVTYEMMEAAFRLPPRTGPEPVSTDPFALMIDAAKKYVVSSTLERVDWNAELVRGDLGATVQRLKQEPGKGLFVGGVKLPLALAELGLIDEYEFVVHPRVMGHGPALFAGLSKCVDLKPVSRREFASGAVAMRYEPRGSPS; from the coding sequence ATGCGACCTCTTCGATATTCCATCAACGTGACCTTGGACGGATGCTGCGACCACCGTGCGATTCCCGCGGACGAGGAGCTGCATCGCCACGCGGCCGAGAGCCTCGCGCGGGCCGATGCGCTCCTGTTCGGCCGGGTGACCTACGAGATGATGGAGGCGGCGTTCCGGCTGCCGCCCAGGACGGGGCCGGAGCCTGTTTCGACGGACCCCTTCGCGCTGATGATTGACGCGGCGAAGAAGTACGTCGTGTCGAGCACCCTGGAGCGGGTCGATTGGAACGCGGAGCTCGTGCGCGGAGATTTGGGGGCGACGGTTCAGCGGCTCAAGCAGGAGCCGGGGAAGGGCCTGTTCGTGGGCGGCGTGAAGCTCCCGCTGGCGTTGGCGGAGCTCGGGTTGATTGACGAGTACGAGTTCGTGGTGCACCCCAGGGTCATGGGCCACGGGCCGGCGTTGTTCGCGGGACTCTCGAAGTGTGTCGACTTGAAGCCCGTGAGCCGACGGGAGTTCGCCTCGGGGGCGGTGGCCATGCGGTACGAGCCGAGAGGGTCGCCATCATGA
- a CDS encoding DEAD/DEAH box helicase, producing the protein MSAFAQLLEAVRKEARPGIWSNGVNLARAGAVVLQSKTDSELELRVRSAGRPVPFTVALYPADDAWECDCPSRVDPCEHVVAAAISLQQAEREDAPMETAATRWSRVVYHFTRTGDGLQLKRTLAHADGREEALDGSLASYIAKPAQAATLQVEQSDLLADRILEQRRTRGALSPETLDALLKVLVQARNVLLDGRPVAIPDEVVVPRALVEERGGQYVVTVTRDERVSEVVSPGVARVGDALARLGETGMTGPWLQNLPIVRNYGAESLGELTSKVLPELGRRMPVDVRTRRVPAIDRELKPRILLELNQLDAGLSVLPTLVYGAPPTVRIDNGRMVYLRGAVPLRDEALEQRLVHNLREELNLVPGRRVTVAGPEMVRWADRLRRWGGDLAGDGASVVSPDVRLRPSLSVESAGDGQGVPEVRFTLEFQVEGGKGEARSVDAAAVVRAWTEGLGLVPLVGGGWAPLPRAWLDKHGQRVADLLAARQPDGRVSNHALPQLSQLCETLEQPPPPGLDRLAPLVEGFEKLPPPVLPEDLNASLRHYQQTGVSWLGFLKSAGLGGILADDMGLGKTLQTICVLGKGSLVVCPTSVLPNWVAELKRFRPSLKVCVYHGPGRALDPAADVTLTTYSILRLDAAVLGAKDWATLVLDEAQAIKNPESQVARSAFGLKAGFRLALSGTPLENRLDELWSLMHFTNPGLLGGRRQFEDKVSRPISDGNAGVAADLRRRIRPFVLRRLKRDVAPELPPRIESVMHVSLDERERSIYDAVMAATRTEVVALLNEGGSVLKALEALLRLRQAACHPALVPGQKATSSSKVETLVDALDTAVSEGHKALVFSQWTSLLDLIEPALKQKGIAFDRLDGTTQNRGEVTSRFQAEDGPPVLLMSLKAGGTGLNLTAADHVFLVDPWWNPAVEAQAADRAHRIGQERPVNVYRLVSQGTVEERILGLQDKKRSLMEAALSEAGGAAAITREDLLELFS; encoded by the coding sequence ATGTCCGCATTCGCCCAGCTGCTTGAAGCCGTCCGGAAGGAAGCCCGCCCCGGAATCTGGTCCAACGGAGTGAATCTCGCCCGTGCCGGGGCGGTGGTGCTTCAATCGAAGACGGACAGTGAGCTGGAGTTGCGGGTCCGGTCGGCGGGGCGGCCCGTTCCCTTCACGGTGGCCTTGTATCCGGCCGACGATGCCTGGGAGTGTGACTGCCCCAGCCGGGTGGACCCGTGCGAGCACGTGGTCGCCGCCGCCATCTCGCTCCAGCAAGCGGAGCGGGAGGACGCTCCCATGGAGACGGCGGCCACGCGCTGGTCCCGCGTGGTGTATCACTTCACTCGCACGGGGGACGGCCTCCAGCTCAAGCGCACGCTGGCTCACGCGGACGGCAGGGAAGAGGCGCTGGACGGCAGCCTGGCCTCGTACATCGCCAAGCCCGCTCAGGCGGCGACGCTCCAGGTGGAGCAGTCCGACCTGCTGGCCGACCGCATCCTGGAGCAGCGGCGCACCCGCGGCGCGCTGTCGCCGGAGACGCTGGATGCGCTGCTCAAGGTGCTGGTGCAGGCGCGCAACGTGCTCCTCGATGGCCGCCCCGTCGCGATTCCCGACGAGGTCGTCGTGCCGCGCGCGCTCGTGGAGGAGCGCGGGGGGCAGTACGTGGTGACGGTGACGCGCGACGAGCGTGTCTCGGAGGTGGTGAGTCCGGGCGTCGCCCGCGTGGGGGATGCGCTCGCGCGGTTGGGTGAGACGGGGATGACGGGGCCGTGGCTCCAGAACCTCCCCATCGTCCGCAACTACGGCGCGGAGAGCCTGGGCGAGCTGACGTCCAAGGTGCTGCCCGAGCTGGGACGGCGCATGCCCGTCGACGTGCGCACGCGCCGCGTGCCGGCCATCGACCGCGAGCTCAAGCCGCGCATCCTCCTGGAGTTGAACCAGCTCGACGCGGGGCTGTCGGTGCTGCCCACGCTCGTGTATGGCGCGCCTCCGACGGTGCGCATCGACAACGGGCGCATGGTGTACCTGCGGGGCGCGGTGCCGCTGCGCGACGAGGCGCTGGAGCAGCGGCTGGTGCACAACCTGCGCGAGGAATTGAACCTGGTGCCCGGCCGGCGGGTGACGGTAGCGGGCCCGGAGATGGTGCGCTGGGCGGACCGGCTGCGGCGGTGGGGCGGAGACCTGGCGGGAGATGGCGCCTCGGTGGTGAGCCCCGATGTCCGCCTGCGACCCTCGCTCTCGGTGGAGTCCGCGGGGGACGGGCAGGGTGTTCCCGAGGTGCGCTTCACGCTCGAGTTCCAGGTGGAGGGTGGCAAGGGCGAGGCCCGCTCGGTGGATGCCGCGGCGGTGGTGCGCGCGTGGACCGAAGGGCTGGGGTTGGTGCCGCTCGTGGGCGGTGGCTGGGCGCCGCTGCCGCGTGCGTGGTTGGACAAGCATGGTCAGCGCGTGGCGGACCTGCTGGCCGCGCGTCAGCCGGATGGGCGCGTGTCGAACCACGCGCTGCCGCAGCTGTCCCAACTGTGCGAGACGCTGGAGCAGCCGCCTCCGCCGGGCCTGGACAGGCTGGCCCCGCTGGTGGAGGGCTTCGAGAAGCTGCCGCCTCCCGTGTTGCCGGAGGACCTCAACGCGTCGCTGCGCCACTACCAGCAGACGGGTGTGAGCTGGCTGGGCTTCCTCAAGAGCGCGGGGCTGGGCGGCATCCTCGCGGACGACATGGGTCTGGGAAAGACGCTCCAGACGATTTGTGTGTTGGGCAAGGGCTCGCTCGTCGTGTGCCCCACCAGCGTGCTGCCCAACTGGGTGGCGGAGCTCAAGCGCTTCCGTCCCTCGCTGAAGGTCTGCGTCTACCACGGCCCGGGTCGCGCGCTGGACCCGGCGGCCGACGTGACGCTCACCACGTATTCGATTCTGCGCCTGGACGCGGCGGTGCTCGGTGCGAAGGACTGGGCGACGCTGGTGCTGGACGAGGCGCAGGCCATCAAGAATCCCGAGAGCCAGGTGGCGCGCTCCGCGTTCGGGCTCAAGGCGGGCTTCCGGCTGGCGCTCAGCGGTACGCCGCTGGAGAACCGCCTGGACGAGCTGTGGAGCTTGATGCACTTCACCAACCCGGGGTTGCTCGGGGGACGTCGCCAGTTCGAGGACAAGGTGTCGCGGCCCATCTCGGACGGCAACGCGGGGGTGGCGGCCGATCTGCGCCGGCGCATCCGTCCGTTCGTGCTGCGCAGGCTCAAGCGCGACGTGGCGCCGGAGCTGCCGCCGCGCATCGAGTCGGTGATGCACGTGTCGCTGGATGAGCGTGAGCGCTCCATCTACGACGCGGTGATGGCGGCGACGCGCACGGAGGTGGTGGCCCTGTTGAACGAGGGCGGCAGCGTGCTCAAGGCGCTGGAGGCGCTGCTCCGGCTGCGCCAGGCCGCGTGCCACCCGGCGCTCGTGCCCGGACAGAAGGCGACCAGCTCCTCGAAGGTGGAGACGCTGGTGGACGCGCTCGACACCGCGGTGTCGGAGGGACACAAGGCGCTCGTGTTCTCGCAGTGGACGTCGCTGCTGGACCTCATCGAGCCGGCGCTGAAGCAGAAGGGCATCGCCTTCGACCGGCTGGATGGCACCACGCAGAACCGAGGCGAGGTGACGTCCCGCTTCCAGGCGGAGGACGGGCCTCCGGTGCTGCTCATGTCGCTGAAGGCGGGCGGCACGGGCTTGAACCTCACGGCGGCGGACCACGTCTTCCTGGTGGACCCGTGGTGGAACCCTGCCGTCGAGGCGCAGGCCGCGGACCGCGCGCATCGCATCGGCCAGGAGCGGCCGGTCAACGTCTACCGGCTGGTGTCGCAAGGCACCGTCGAGGAGCGCATCCTGGGGCTCCAGGACAAGAAGCGCTCGCTGATGGAAGCCGCGTTGAGCGAGGCGGGCGGGGCCGCCGCCATCACCCGTGAAGACCTGCTGGAACTGTTCTCGTGA
- a CDS encoding protein phosphatase 2C domain-containing protein, whose product MSVQKAGHTPSENEDAWASERSSTLEGDTLRVAVADGATESLFSGQWARLLAREYVAGMMCEPPALLEALPGLQRRWRSEVEARDLPWYAQEKLREGAFATLLGVRCEQSPRPGVGTWAALVVGDSCLFQVRDGRLVCAFPLEKAAAFGSRPFLVSTHEGHTSRVGEYVRCASGDLRPGDLLMLMTDALAQWFLAEHERGGTPWLTLPAWGSEAPHERFQPFVDGLRANKVIRNDDVTLARLTVGA is encoded by the coding sequence GTGAGCGTTCAGAAGGCGGGGCACACGCCCTCGGAGAACGAGGACGCGTGGGCATCCGAGCGCTCCTCCACGCTGGAGGGCGACACGCTGCGCGTGGCGGTGGCCGATGGCGCCACGGAGAGCCTCTTCTCCGGGCAGTGGGCCCGGCTGCTGGCCCGCGAGTACGTGGCGGGGATGATGTGTGAGCCTCCCGCGCTGCTCGAAGCGCTGCCGGGTCTTCAGCGGCGGTGGCGCTCCGAGGTCGAGGCGCGCGACCTCCCCTGGTATGCGCAGGAGAAGCTGCGCGAGGGTGCCTTCGCCACGCTCCTGGGCGTGCGCTGTGAGCAGTCGCCTCGGCCGGGCGTGGGGACGTGGGCGGCGTTGGTGGTGGGCGACTCGTGCCTGTTCCAGGTGAGGGACGGGCGGCTCGTGTGCGCGTTTCCGTTGGAGAAGGCGGCGGCGTTCGGCTCGCGGCCCTTCCTCGTGTCCACGCATGAGGGACACACCAGCCGCGTGGGGGAGTACGTGCGCTGTGCCTCGGGTGACTTGCGTCCGGGAGACCTCCTGATGCTCATGACCGATGCCCTGGCGCAGTGGTTCCTGGCGGAGCACGAGCGGGGCGGAACGCCGTGGCTGACCTTGCCCGCCTGGGGCTCGGAGGCTCCGCACGAGCGCTTCCAGCCCTTCGTGGATGGCCTGCGCGCGAACAAGGTCATCCGCAATGACGACGTCACGCTGGCCCGGTTGACCGTGGGGGCGTGA
- a CDS encoding amidase has translation MHLDDYTRYDAIGLAQLVRQKEVSPEELLRAALEAISRVNPKLNAVIDVREEDARTALRNGLPQGPFTGVPFLIKDLALHAAGVPMEVGSRLARGLVIPHDTVLMERFRRAGLVMMGRTNTPELGNNASTEPVLRGPTRNPWDLGRSSGGSSGGSAAAVAAGIVPVAHGNDGGGSLRVPAALCGVFGMKPTRGRNTLAPDAGEAINGLAIEHVLTRSVRDSAAMLDAIHGPAVGEPHFAPPPERPFLEEVRREPGRLRIALSRKAASGVPVSPDNVAAVEDVARLCVSLGHDVVEAAPVYDDAALVEAMVTAWSTYQAATVDMLAQLMGRPVNLDTLEATTLAVVEHGRALKATDLQNALTVFNQVCRTVGGFFVDHDVLLTPTTAVPPFELGELNANVPMSAREWYRHCFTRIPFTALYNVTGQPAMSVPLHWNAKDLPIGVQFVGRFADEATLFRLAGQLEEARPWTVRRPPVHAARAEASSGVAGIG, from the coding sequence ATGCACCTGGACGACTACACGCGATACGACGCCATCGGGCTGGCTCAGTTGGTTCGTCAGAAGGAAGTCTCTCCCGAGGAGTTGCTTCGCGCCGCGCTCGAGGCCATCTCCCGCGTCAATCCCAAGCTCAACGCCGTCATCGACGTGCGGGAAGAAGACGCGCGGACGGCGCTGAGGAATGGGCTTCCTCAAGGTCCCTTCACGGGCGTGCCGTTCCTCATCAAGGACCTGGCGCTGCATGCCGCGGGCGTCCCGATGGAGGTGGGAAGCCGGCTGGCGCGGGGGCTGGTGATTCCCCATGACACGGTGCTGATGGAGCGCTTCCGCCGCGCGGGCCTGGTGATGATGGGCCGGACGAACACGCCGGAGCTGGGCAACAACGCGTCCACGGAGCCCGTGCTGCGAGGCCCCACGCGCAATCCCTGGGACTTGGGGCGCAGCTCCGGTGGGTCCAGTGGAGGCTCCGCGGCGGCGGTGGCCGCGGGCATCGTCCCCGTGGCGCATGGCAACGACGGCGGGGGCTCCCTGCGCGTCCCGGCGGCGCTCTGCGGCGTGTTCGGGATGAAGCCCACCCGAGGCCGCAACACGCTCGCGCCCGACGCGGGAGAGGCCATCAACGGCCTGGCCATCGAGCACGTGCTGACGCGCTCGGTCCGGGACAGCGCGGCGATGCTGGATGCCATTCATGGCCCCGCCGTGGGCGAGCCGCATTTCGCGCCCCCTCCCGAGCGTCCCTTCCTCGAGGAGGTGCGACGAGAGCCGGGACGCCTGCGCATCGCGCTCTCCCGCAAGGCCGCCTCGGGTGTTCCCGTCAGCCCCGACAACGTCGCGGCCGTGGAGGACGTGGCGCGGCTGTGTGTGTCACTGGGGCACGACGTCGTCGAGGCGGCGCCCGTCTATGACGACGCGGCGCTCGTGGAGGCCATGGTCACCGCCTGGAGCACGTATCAGGCGGCGACGGTGGACATGCTGGCGCAGCTCATGGGGCGCCCGGTGAATCTCGACACGCTGGAGGCCACCACGCTGGCGGTGGTGGAACATGGACGCGCCTTGAAGGCCACGGACCTCCAGAACGCGCTCACCGTGTTCAACCAGGTCTGCCGCACCGTGGGCGGGTTCTTCGTGGACCATGACGTGCTGCTCACTCCCACGACCGCCGTGCCCCCGTTCGAGCTGGGCGAGCTCAACGCCAACGTCCCCATGAGCGCGCGGGAGTGGTACCGCCACTGCTTCACCCGGATTCCCTTCACGGCGCTCTACAACGTGACGGGGCAGCCCGCGATGTCCGTCCCGCTGCACTGGAACGCGAAGGACCTGCCCATCGGCGTCCAGTTCGTGGGGCGCTTCGCGGACGAAGCCACCCTGTTCCGGCTCGCGGGGCAGCTCGAGGAGGCCCGCCCCTGGACGGTGCGCCGCCCGCCCGTGCACGCGGCACGCGCCGAGGCTAGCTCAGGGGTGGCAGGTATCGGATGA
- a CDS encoding vWA domain-containing protein, which translates to MVPRTMAYSAEISRTQPACILLLVDQSGSMEEPFGGPGGTRKKAEGVADVTNRLLQNLVVRCAREDGIRDYFHLGVLGYGEHVGSAFSGPLAGRGLVPISEVGHGPARLEERTREREDGMGGLVREKVRFPVWFEPKAHGPTPMCQVLGRATELVGEWMRRHPESFPPIVVNISDGQPTDGDPTEAASALRSVRGDDGAVLLLNVHLSSIPAQPIQFPDAEVALPDAHARLLFDLSSPLTPGMREAAREEGHAVREGARAFTFNADIVSLIKFLNIGTRPGNLR; encoded by the coding sequence ATGGTCCCCCGGACCATGGCCTATTCGGCGGAAATCAGCCGCACCCAGCCCGCGTGCATCCTCCTCCTGGTGGACCAGTCCGGCTCCATGGAGGAGCCCTTCGGTGGCCCCGGCGGCACGCGCAAGAAGGCGGAAGGGGTGGCGGACGTCACCAACCGCCTGCTCCAGAACCTGGTGGTGCGCTGCGCCCGGGAGGACGGCATCCGGGACTACTTCCACCTGGGCGTGCTCGGCTACGGGGAGCACGTGGGCTCCGCCTTCTCCGGTCCGCTCGCGGGTCGAGGGCTCGTTCCCATCAGCGAGGTGGGCCACGGCCCCGCGCGACTGGAGGAGCGCACGCGCGAGCGTGAGGACGGGATGGGGGGACTGGTGCGCGAGAAGGTCCGCTTTCCCGTCTGGTTCGAGCCGAAGGCCCACGGGCCGACGCCCATGTGTCAGGTGCTCGGGCGGGCCACGGAGCTGGTGGGGGAGTGGATGCGCCGGCATCCCGAGAGCTTCCCGCCCATCGTGGTGAACATTTCCGACGGGCAGCCCACGGATGGAGACCCGACGGAGGCCGCGTCCGCGTTGCGCTCGGTGCGTGGCGATGACGGCGCGGTGCTGCTGCTCAACGTGCACCTGTCCTCGATTCCCGCGCAGCCCATCCAGTTCCCCGATGCGGAGGTCGCCCTGCCGGACGCGCACGCGCGACTGCTCTTCGACCTCTCCAGCCCGCTCACGCCGGGCATGCGCGAGGCGGCGCGGGAGGAAGGGCATGCCGTGCGCGAGGGCGCTCGTGCCTTCACCTTCAACGCGGACATCGTGTCGCTCATCAAGTTCCTGAACATCGGGACCCGGCCCGGCAACCTGCGCTGA